In one window of Microbacterium natoriense DNA:
- a CDS encoding helix-turn-helix domain-containing protein has protein sequence MVTVDSEALSQVLGAIDLRVGVGRRERLDAGGLLPLAPGDATLVYVAEGAVRGIPPLDSGCRLDIDRDSHRVEVDGPKGSAVLHRGDAFLTLGRGPVALVSDEATTLIVVALELADLTPALRSALPDYITVTGFDVLEPAAAALAENMGPVVPSEHPKRQGDPLICRLMATTVLLSVIRSWAENGCAPEGWPHVSKDPFLDRVVEAIHQAPGREWTVERLAGVGAMSRSAFAERFRSAIGRSPADYVTEVRIDAAKRMLEAGRSVSETSRELGYSSDEGFSRAFRRRTGVNPSAWRRLPVPA, from the coding sequence ATGGTGACAGTCGACTCCGAAGCTCTCTCGCAGGTGCTCGGCGCGATCGACCTCAGGGTCGGCGTGGGGCGTCGTGAGCGGCTGGATGCTGGCGGGCTCCTCCCTCTCGCACCGGGAGACGCGACGCTCGTTTACGTCGCAGAAGGTGCGGTGCGCGGCATCCCCCCGCTGGATTCCGGATGCCGGCTCGACATCGATCGCGACTCGCATCGCGTCGAGGTCGACGGGCCGAAGGGATCGGCCGTTCTGCACAGAGGCGACGCGTTCCTCACGCTCGGGCGCGGTCCTGTGGCCCTCGTGTCCGATGAGGCGACGACCCTGATCGTGGTCGCCCTCGAGCTCGCCGACCTCACGCCGGCTCTCCGCAGTGCGCTGCCCGACTACATCACCGTCACCGGATTCGACGTGCTCGAGCCGGCCGCCGCCGCGCTCGCCGAGAACATGGGCCCCGTGGTGCCGTCCGAGCATCCGAAGCGCCAGGGCGACCCGTTGATCTGCCGGCTCATGGCGACGACGGTGCTGCTGTCGGTCATCCGCTCCTGGGCGGAGAACGGCTGCGCCCCGGAAGGCTGGCCCCACGTCTCGAAGGACCCGTTCCTCGACCGCGTGGTCGAGGCGATCCATCAGGCGCCCGGTCGTGAGTGGACCGTCGAGCGGCTGGCCGGCGTGGGCGCCATGTCGCGCTCGGCGTTCGCCGAACGCTTCCGCAGCGCGATCGGCCGCTCCCCCGCCGACTACGTCACCGAGGTGCGCATCGATGCGGCCAAGCGGATGCTCGAGGCGGGCCGCTCCGTGTCGGAGACCTCGCGCGAACTCGGCTACTCCTCGGACGAGGGCTTCAGCCGCGCCTTCCGCCGCCGCACCGGCGTGAACCCGAGCGCCTGGCGCCGGCTGCCGGTCCCCGCGTAG
- a CDS encoding serine protein kinase RIO, whose product MTDPLASFDALELSLTFADVEPGEGQRWTTWPATIPTQRGPQPWPAWIVTDAGALDTELGILKTGKEADVFLLERAVPDDPGQRTLLAAKRYRGEETRSFHRSAVYTEGRGVQNTRDARALAKKSSHGREVAASAWSIAEFDALCRMYELGAPVPYPVQVNGTEILMEFIGDASGAAAPRLAQVRSSREELAGYFAQIAELMRIFAAAGFAHGDLSAYNLLVHEGRVRVIDLPQIVDIIANPQGLDLLHRDCVNVCDWFTRQRVECDAEELFAELLAASFA is encoded by the coding sequence GTGACCGATCCCCTCGCGTCGTTCGACGCACTCGAACTCTCCCTCACCTTCGCCGACGTCGAGCCAGGCGAAGGGCAGCGCTGGACCACCTGGCCGGCGACCATCCCCACTCAACGCGGACCACAGCCCTGGCCCGCCTGGATCGTGACGGATGCCGGTGCACTCGACACCGAGCTCGGCATCCTCAAGACCGGCAAGGAGGCCGACGTTTTCCTGCTGGAGCGCGCCGTGCCCGACGATCCCGGGCAGCGCACCCTGCTCGCGGCCAAGCGCTACCGCGGCGAGGAGACCCGCAGCTTCCACCGCTCGGCCGTGTACACCGAGGGCCGCGGCGTGCAGAACACGCGAGATGCCCGTGCCCTCGCCAAGAAGTCCTCGCACGGGCGCGAGGTCGCGGCATCCGCCTGGTCGATCGCCGAGTTCGACGCCCTGTGCCGCATGTACGAGCTCGGCGCCCCTGTGCCGTATCCGGTGCAGGTGAACGGCACTGAGATCCTGATGGAGTTCATCGGCGATGCGTCCGGGGCCGCAGCGCCCCGACTCGCGCAGGTGCGCTCCTCGCGCGAGGAACTCGCCGGGTACTTCGCGCAGATCGCCGAGCTGATGCGGATCTTCGCGGCGGCGGGCTTCGCGCACGGAGATCTGTCGGCGTACAACCTGCTCGTGCACGAGGGCCGGGTGCGCGTGATCGACCTGCCGCAGATCGTCGACATCATCGCGAATCCGCAGGGTCTCGACCTGCTGCACCGCGATTGCGTCAACGTGTGCGACTGGTTCACCCGGCAGCGGGTCGAGTGCGACGCGGAGGAGTTGTTCGCCGAGCTGCTCGCGGCGTCGTTCGCGTGA
- a CDS encoding NAD(P)/FAD-dependent oxidoreductase: MTEPYDVLIVGGGPAGLSAALNLGRSLVRVLVVDADRPRNAATLNSHGFLTRDGVPPHELRKIARQELAAYPNVAIRSRVKVTSLAQSLGGFTAGIGRTTSTETVSARSVLLATGLRETLPDVPNLRGFYGMSLFSCAACDAWELRGRRMALIGESADLADRARLIGRWTESVTVFTNGSDVVTTAEEAELAAAGVNVLRHPIVELVGERGRLEAIRLADGSLFEVEGGFVRPEWETDLSFLDGFAASVDRHGHLVTDRSGRTDVPGLYAAGDAAAPGPQQLIVAAGAGARVAAVIVHDTIGVATAH; the protein is encoded by the coding sequence ATGACTGAGCCCTACGACGTCCTCATCGTCGGCGGCGGGCCCGCAGGACTGTCTGCCGCGCTGAACCTCGGCCGTTCGCTCGTGCGCGTGCTCGTCGTCGACGCCGACCGGCCTCGCAACGCCGCGACGCTGAACTCGCACGGCTTCCTCACGCGCGACGGTGTTCCCCCGCACGAGCTGCGCAAGATCGCGCGGCAGGAGCTCGCGGCCTATCCGAACGTCGCGATCCGCTCGCGCGTGAAGGTGACATCCCTCGCGCAGAGCCTCGGCGGGTTCACCGCTGGCATCGGCCGCACCACGTCCACCGAGACCGTGTCGGCACGCTCGGTGCTGCTCGCGACAGGTCTGCGCGAGACGCTCCCCGACGTGCCGAACCTGCGCGGCTTCTACGGCATGAGCCTGTTCAGCTGCGCGGCCTGCGACGCCTGGGAGCTCCGCGGCCGCCGCATGGCGCTGATCGGAGAGTCCGCGGATCTCGCCGACCGCGCTCGACTGATCGGCCGCTGGACCGAGAGTGTCACCGTGTTCACGAACGGCTCAGACGTCGTCACCACGGCAGAGGAGGCGGAGCTCGCCGCCGCCGGGGTGAACGTGCTGCGGCATCCGATCGTCGAGCTCGTCGGTGAGCGCGGACGCCTCGAGGCGATCCGCCTCGCCGACGGCAGCCTCTTCGAGGTCGAGGGCGGTTTCGTGCGTCCGGAGTGGGAGACCGACCTTTCGTTCCTCGACGGGTTCGCGGCATCCGTCGATCGACACGGCCACCTCGTGACCGACCGATCGGGGCGCACCGACGTCCCCGGTCTGTACGCCGCCGGTGACGCCGCGGCTCCCGGCCCGCAGCAGCTCATCGTCGCGGCCGGCGCCGGCGCCCGCGTCGCCGCCGTGATCGTGCACGACACGATCGGCGTCGCGACCGCGCACTGA
- the speB gene encoding agmatinase has product MIENVGPVDASKNPRYSGIATFARLPRIEDVPRADIAVVGIPFDSGVSYRPGARFGPSHVRESSRLLRPYNPAQDVSPFEIAQVVDAGDIPVNPFDLSEAVIEIEAAAKALGERSQRIVTIGGDHTIALPLLRAVAAKHGPVAVLHFDAHLDTWDTYFGAPVTHGTPFRRASEEGLIDLTASCHVGTRGPLYSKQDLEDDARLGFSIVSSEYIEEHGVEAGIRRVLQRIGDRPLYVSIDIDVLDPAHAPGTGTPEAGGLTSRELLRIIRVLSATNMVGADVVEVSPAYDHAQITGIAASHVVYELVTLLAAQLAR; this is encoded by the coding sequence ATGATCGAGAACGTCGGGCCCGTCGACGCCTCCAAGAACCCGCGCTACTCCGGGATCGCGACCTTCGCGCGTCTTCCCCGCATCGAGGACGTGCCGCGCGCCGACATCGCCGTCGTCGGCATCCCCTTCGACTCAGGCGTCAGCTACCGGCCCGGCGCCCGGTTCGGGCCGTCGCACGTGCGCGAGTCATCGCGTCTGCTGCGACCGTACAACCCCGCCCAGGACGTCTCGCCGTTCGAGATCGCCCAGGTGGTCGATGCCGGAGACATCCCGGTGAACCCGTTCGACCTGTCCGAGGCCGTGATCGAGATCGAGGCCGCGGCGAAGGCGCTCGGCGAGCGGTCGCAGCGGATCGTCACGATCGGCGGCGACCACACGATCGCGCTGCCGCTGCTGCGCGCGGTGGCGGCGAAGCACGGGCCCGTGGCCGTGCTGCATTTCGATGCTCATCTCGACACCTGGGACACGTACTTCGGCGCGCCCGTCACGCACGGCACACCGTTCCGCCGAGCCAGCGAGGAGGGCCTGATCGACCTCACCGCGAGCTGTCACGTGGGAACCCGCGGCCCGCTCTACTCGAAGCAGGATCTCGAGGACGACGCGCGTCTCGGCTTCTCGATCGTGTCGAGCGAGTACATCGAGGAGCATGGCGTCGAAGCCGGCATCCGTCGCGTGCTGCAGCGCATCGGCGACAGGCCGCTGTACGTGTCGATCGACATCGACGTGCTCGACCCGGCGCACGCGCCGGGCACGGGGACGCCCGAGGCCGGCGGACTCACCAGTCGAGAGCTGCTGCGCATCATCCGTGTACTGTCGGCGACGAACATGGTCGGCGCCGACGTCGTGGAGGTGTCGCCCGCTTACGATCACGCGCAGATCACCGGCATCGCCGCGAGCCACGTCGTCTACGAGCTCGTGACTCTGCTCGCGGCGCAGCTCGCGCGCTAG
- a CDS encoding nuclear transport factor 2 family protein, producing MTSTTGTAPLTASMVLSAADRLIDAFRSTDTDAYFSCFHPEASFLFHTEPGLLPDRAAYRALWSRWVDAGWRVVSCESDDRHVTIVGSTGVFSHTVRTTTEVDGIRESTVERESIVLTRVGDELLAVHEHLSDAAEVEA from the coding sequence ATGACCTCAACCACCGGCACCGCGCCGCTGACAGCATCGATGGTGCTCTCCGCGGCTGATCGTCTCATCGACGCCTTCCGCTCCACCGACACCGACGCGTACTTCTCCTGCTTCCACCCTGAGGCGAGCTTCCTCTTCCACACCGAACCGGGCCTCCTCCCGGATCGAGCCGCCTACCGCGCCCTCTGGAGTCGATGGGTGGACGCCGGGTGGCGCGTCGTGTCGTGCGAGAGCGACGACAGGCACGTCACGATCGTCGGCAGCACGGGTGTGTTCTCGCACACCGTGCGCACCACGACCGAGGTCGACGGCATCCGCGAATCGACCGTCGAGCGCGAATCGATCGTCCTGACCCGCGTCGGCGACGAGCTTCTCGCCGTCCACGAGCATCTCTCCGACGCCGCGGAGGTGGAGGCATGA
- a CDS encoding MFS transporter — translation MTITAPVPTTPVASADRIRYGGLIVLMLMGFLLVTAEFLPNGVLTEMAASLGVTPGQAGQTVTITALVGLVVAPTIGLIFPRLDRRSLLVWMALAAAVSNLLVAIAPNLVLVLAARFLLGAAISAFWSMSITVAATLAGPERLGRGVMFTSAGVSLATVAGVPLGVMLAELVDWHLVFALAGVLMVVLAVALRFTLPSVPAAQASSIRLLVDTVRRPGIGLGLIGHVAVVLGHFLAYTYVRLALERIPDVDASTIVVLLALFGLGGLIGNIVIGLVIDRTFAFLSVVVPLVIAAAVASVILLSGTVLGVGIVVLVWGFLFSSWLIVANTWVGHRMPDRLEAGGSLVVVGFQLAITIAAGIGGLLVDTLSIELVYALGAVMLVIGAVLFGLSNRSRAQRVVA, via the coding sequence ATGACGATCACCGCTCCTGTTCCCACCACCCCTGTCGCGAGCGCCGACCGCATCCGCTACGGCGGGCTGATCGTGCTCATGCTCATGGGGTTCCTGCTGGTGACGGCGGAGTTCCTGCCGAACGGAGTGCTCACCGAGATGGCGGCCTCGCTCGGCGTCACTCCGGGCCAGGCCGGACAGACCGTCACGATCACGGCACTGGTCGGTCTGGTCGTCGCTCCGACGATCGGCCTGATCTTCCCTCGCCTCGACCGGCGGTCGCTGCTCGTGTGGATGGCGCTCGCCGCAGCGGTATCGAACCTGCTCGTCGCGATCGCGCCGAACCTCGTGCTCGTGCTCGCCGCCCGTTTCCTCCTCGGCGCCGCGATCAGCGCGTTCTGGTCGATGTCCATCACCGTCGCCGCGACCCTCGCCGGCCCTGAGCGCCTGGGGCGAGGGGTGATGTTCACCTCAGCGGGCGTCTCGCTCGCGACCGTCGCAGGGGTTCCGCTCGGCGTCATGCTCGCCGAACTCGTCGACTGGCACCTGGTGTTCGCGCTCGCCGGCGTGCTCATGGTGGTGCTCGCCGTCGCCCTTCGCTTCACCCTGCCCTCCGTGCCGGCGGCGCAGGCGTCGAGCATCCGCCTGCTCGTCGACACCGTCCGCCGGCCGGGAATCGGCCTCGGCCTCATCGGCCACGTCGCCGTCGTCCTCGGGCACTTCCTCGCCTACACGTACGTGCGCCTCGCGCTCGAGCGCATCCCCGACGTCGACGCGTCGACCATCGTGGTGCTGCTCGCGCTGTTCGGCCTCGGCGGCCTCATCGGCAACATCGTGATCGGCCTCGTGATCGACCGCACCTTCGCATTCCTGTCGGTCGTCGTGCCGCTCGTGATCGCGGCGGCCGTGGCATCCGTGATCCTGCTCTCGGGAACCGTTCTGGGTGTCGGCATCGTCGTGCTCGTGTGGGGCTTCCTCTTCTCGTCCTGGTTGATCGTCGCGAACACCTGGGTCGGGCATCGGATGCCGGACCGCCTGGAGGCTGGCGGCAGCCTGGTGGTCGTGGGCTTCCAGCTGGCGATCACGATCGCGGCGGGAATCGGCGGCCTCCTCGTCGACACGCTCAGCATCGAACTCGTCTACGCGCTGGGTGCGGTGATGCTGGTGATCGGCGCGGTGCTGTTCGGGCTGTCGAACCGCTCGCGCGCGCAGCGGGTCGTGGCGTAG
- a CDS encoding nuclear transport factor 2 family protein — protein sequence MTALDTSLDYLRLWTSGAFDDAWALLSPDVVCVSPAGVLKGRTAVVAFMAPFAAGLVSSQLLGAFGDEERALILYDTATAAVESAPAAELHTVVDGRITGIRIVFDRLPFALARGDVAPTTPA from the coding sequence ATGACCGCTCTCGACACCTCTCTCGACTACCTCCGCCTCTGGACCTCGGGGGCGTTCGACGACGCCTGGGCGCTCCTCAGCCCCGACGTCGTCTGCGTCTCACCCGCCGGTGTACTGAAAGGCCGCACCGCGGTGGTCGCGTTCATGGCGCCGTTCGCCGCAGGACTCGTGAGCTCACAGCTGCTCGGCGCCTTCGGCGACGAGGAGCGCGCCCTGATCCTCTACGACACCGCCACCGCGGCGGTCGAGAGCGCGCCGGCGGCCGAGCTGCACACCGTCGTGGACGGGCGGATCACCGGCATCCGCATCGTGTTCGACCGCCTGCCGTTCGCCCTCGCGCGCGGCGACGTCGCTCCGACGACTCCGGCGTGA
- a CDS encoding purine-cytosine permease family protein, with product MSAPEPATTTLIAAPAVTEVEAHGVEPIPDKERTARPMDLFRLIFGGANTFATVVLGSFPIVFGLSFWNALLATVIGLVVGALVLAPLSLFGARNGTNNAVSSSAHLGVHGRVVGSFLSLLTAFAFFSISVWSSGDILVGAAHRGFGLPENDLVLGLAYGVFAVLVLVVCIYGFRFMLLVNRVAVIAATLLFVVGVIAFGGSFDPGYAGAIAPGDPAFAPAFIGSVLVVMSNPVSFGAFLGDWTRYIPRKTSPRRLMGATFLAQMATIVPFLFGLVTASIVAVVGPDFIASGNYAGGLLSISPDWYFLPVCLIALIGGMSTGTTSLYGTGLDFASVFPRFSRVQATLFIGILAILGIFVGRFAFNVVQSISTFTVLIVTCTAPWMVVMAIGWVVRRGWYDSDSLQVFNRRQRGGRYWFAHGWNFRGLVAWIVAAIVGLCFVNLPGQIVGPLGNLAGGIDLSIPLGLGTALVLYPALLWIFPEPADAYGPEGPRFVRVAAPAERPIERAN from the coding sequence ATGAGCGCCCCCGAACCGGCGACGACCACGCTGATCGCCGCACCGGCCGTCACCGAGGTCGAGGCGCACGGCGTCGAGCCGATCCCCGACAAGGAGCGCACCGCGCGGCCGATGGACCTGTTCCGCCTCATCTTCGGAGGGGCGAACACCTTCGCCACCGTCGTGCTCGGCAGCTTCCCGATCGTGTTCGGGCTCTCATTCTGGAACGCGCTGCTCGCGACCGTCATCGGGCTCGTGGTGGGGGCGCTCGTGCTCGCGCCGCTGTCGCTGTTCGGCGCCCGCAACGGCACCAACAACGCCGTGTCGAGTTCTGCGCACCTGGGCGTGCACGGCCGCGTGGTCGGCTCGTTCCTCTCGTTGCTCACGGCTTTCGCCTTCTTCTCCATCTCGGTGTGGTCTTCGGGCGACATCCTCGTCGGCGCCGCGCACCGCGGCTTCGGCCTCCCCGAGAACGACCTCGTCCTGGGGCTCGCATACGGCGTCTTCGCGGTGCTCGTGCTGGTGGTCTGCATCTACGGCTTCCGCTTCATGCTGCTGGTCAACAGGGTCGCCGTGATCGCGGCCACCTTGCTGTTCGTGGTCGGCGTGATCGCGTTCGGCGGCTCGTTCGACCCCGGGTACGCGGGAGCCATCGCGCCCGGAGACCCGGCGTTCGCCCCCGCCTTCATCGGCTCGGTGCTCGTGGTGATGTCGAACCCTGTCTCCTTCGGGGCCTTCCTCGGCGACTGGACGCGCTACATCCCGCGCAAGACCTCGCCGCGGCGCCTGATGGGAGCCACGTTCCTCGCGCAGATGGCGACGATCGTCCCGTTCCTGTTCGGTCTCGTCACGGCATCCATCGTCGCCGTCGTCGGGCCCGATTTCATCGCCTCGGGCAACTACGCCGGCGGACTGCTGTCGATATCGCCGGACTGGTACTTCCTGCCGGTGTGCCTGATCGCCCTGATCGGCGGCATGTCGACGGGCACCACCTCCCTCTACGGAACCGGCCTCGACTTCGCGAGCGTGTTCCCGCGCTTCAGCCGGGTTCAGGCGACGCTCTTCATCGGCATCCTCGCGATCCTCGGGATCTTCGTCGGACGGTTCGCATTCAACGTCGTCCAGTCGATCTCCACCTTCACCGTGCTGATCGTCACCTGCACGGCGCCGTGGATGGTCGTGATGGCCATCGGCTGGGTCGTACGTCGCGGCTGGTACGACAGCGACTCGCTGCAGGTGTTCAACCGGCGTCAGCGCGGTGGCCGCTACTGGTTCGCGCACGGCTGGAACTTCCGCGGGCTGGTCGCCTGGATCGTCGCCGCGATCGTCGGCCTGTGCTTCGTGAATCTTCCGGGGCAGATCGTGGGGCCGCTGGGGAACCTCGCCGGAGGTATCGACCTCTCGATCCCGCTGGGGCTGGGCACCGCGCTCGTGCTGTACCCCGCGCTGCTCTGGATCTTCCCGGAGCCGGCCGATGCCTACGGGCCCGAAGGGCCGCGGTTCGTGAGGGTCGCCGCGCCCGCGGAGCGGCCGATCGAGCGGGCGAACTGA
- a CDS encoding DUF3817 domain-containing protein, with the protein MFTQPSRLYRALAIAEAITWTILIAALIARAAGAPGIVVTIGGGIHGFVFLAYGATAILVALNNRWHAGTAVLAVASAVVPYATIPMEIWLHRTGRLAGDWRLDASDDPRDRTWFDRLMRWFLRRPWVLGALIAIAVVALYVILLLVGPPGGGSAPCSCG; encoded by the coding sequence GTGTTCACTCAGCCCTCCCGCCTCTATCGCGCGCTGGCGATCGCCGAGGCGATCACCTGGACGATCCTCATCGCCGCGCTCATCGCCCGCGCTGCCGGAGCGCCCGGAATCGTGGTCACGATCGGCGGCGGCATCCACGGTTTCGTCTTCCTCGCCTACGGCGCGACGGCGATCCTCGTCGCGCTCAACAACCGCTGGCATGCCGGAACCGCCGTGCTCGCCGTCGCGAGTGCGGTCGTCCCCTACGCGACGATCCCGATGGAGATCTGGTTGCACCGCACCGGCCGCCTCGCGGGCGACTGGCGTCTGGACGCGAGCGACGACCCGCGCGACCGCACCTGGTTCGACAGGCTGATGCGCTGGTTCCTGCGACGGCCGTGGGTGCTCGGCGCGCTCATCGCGATCGCCGTCGTCGCGCTCTACGTCATCCTGCTGCTGGTGGGTCCGCCCGGCGGCGGCTCCGCCCCCTGCTCCTGCGGCTGA
- a CDS encoding RNA polymerase subunit sigma-70 — MIRADDGGSRARPGDDGFAELVRPYEHELRVHCYRMLGSLHDAEDALQETLLSAWQALPGFEGRSSLRTWLYRIATSRCLNAVRAGARRPPTAPLPPFDVPAPSREERVTWCEPHPHPAPSADDPLDVRHGLEYAFLCALHSLPPRQTAALVLCDVLDFTVAECAEMLESSPTAVKGLLQRARAAMPPNDPLAAPKDELRLAERLARAYAADDVDGVLALLTDRSWLAMPPAPHRYDGREAIGRFLRASAAGRGARYAVEPSGWAGGHPVFRCLIDGEDRGLLMVIAASDGATVSGVVRFLG, encoded by the coding sequence ATGATCCGCGCGGATGACGGGGGCTCTCGGGCACGACCCGGCGACGACGGGTTCGCCGAGCTGGTGCGCCCCTACGAGCACGAGCTGCGGGTGCACTGCTACCGGATGCTCGGCTCGCTTCACGACGCCGAGGACGCGCTGCAGGAGACGCTGCTCTCGGCGTGGCAGGCGCTCCCCGGATTCGAGGGGCGGTCGTCGCTGCGGACCTGGCTCTACCGGATCGCCACATCGCGCTGCCTCAACGCGGTGCGCGCCGGTGCCAGGCGCCCTCCGACTGCTCCGCTGCCGCCCTTCGACGTGCCTGCTCCGAGTCGGGAGGAGCGCGTGACCTGGTGCGAACCGCATCCGCACCCCGCCCCGTCGGCCGATGACCCGCTGGACGTCAGGCACGGTCTCGAGTACGCGTTCCTGTGTGCCCTGCACTCCCTGCCGCCCCGCCAGACCGCGGCCCTGGTCCTGTGCGACGTGCTCGATTTCACGGTGGCCGAGTGCGCCGAGATGCTGGAGTCGTCTCCCACCGCGGTGAAGGGGCTGCTCCAGCGCGCGCGTGCCGCGATGCCGCCGAACGATCCGCTCGCCGCGCCGAAGGACGAGCTGCGGCTGGCCGAACGACTGGCTCGGGCCTACGCCGCGGACGACGTGGACGGGGTGCTCGCGCTCCTCACCGATCGATCCTGGCTCGCGATGCCGCCTGCGCCGCATCGGTACGACGGGAGGGAAGCGATCGGACGGTTCCTCCGTGCGAGCGCCGCCGGTCGCGGTGCGCGATACGCCGTCGAGCCCTCCGGATGGGCGGGCGGGCATCCGGTGTTCCGCTGTCTGATCGACGGCGAGGACCGCGGCCTGCTGATGGTCATCGCCGCCTCCGACGGCGCCACGGTCAGCGGGGTCGTCCGGTTCCTCGGCTGA
- the fdxA gene encoding ferredoxin, whose protein sequence is MTYVIALPCVDVKDRACIDECPVDCIYEGERSLYIHPDECVDCGACEPVCPVEAIYYEDDLPEEWADYYKANVEFFDEIGSPGGAAKTGVIAFDHPIIAALPPQDGGHD, encoded by the coding sequence ATGACCTACGTCATCGCGCTTCCGTGTGTCGATGTGAAGGATCGTGCCTGCATCGACGAGTGCCCCGTGGACTGCATCTATGAGGGTGAACGTTCGTTGTACATCCATCCGGATGAGTGCGTGGACTGCGGGGCGTGCGAGCCGGTGTGTCCGGTCGAGGCGATCTACTACGAGGATGATCTGCCTGAGGAATGGGCGGACTACTACAAGGCGAACGTGGAGTTCTTCGACGAGATCGGCTCGCCCGGTGGCGCGGCCAAGACCGGCGTCATCGCCTTCGACCACCCGATCATCGCCGCCCTCCCGCCCCAGGACGGCGGTCATGACTGA
- a CDS encoding FAD-dependent oxidoreductase, producing MSTTSLSLRVAIVGAGPAGIYAGNLLANAVKERGGRVEIDLFESLPAPYGLIRYGVAPDHPRIKGIVNSLHEMLDAFPETADGDASTGSATQTASRRTIRFVGNVEVGRDISLDELRERYHAVILATGAIRDAALDIPGVDLPGSYGAADFVAWFDGHPDVARTWPLEASSVAVIGNGNVALDVARVLAKHPVDLRTTEIPDNVLEGLESSAVTDVHVFGRRGPADIKFTPIELRELGEVNDVDIVLHDEDFDGVDPASATNNQLKVMLRTLNSWRERPAGTASRRLHLHFWHAPVEITGDGKVESIRFERTAFVKSETDAEGALVRTGEFRDYDVQAVYRAVGYYGTRVVDAPFDEARGVVPNEAGRVEAEPGLYATGWIKRGPVGLIGHTKSDALETITNLVADAEAGLLTAPTSDEDVLDVLDAGGTEYTTWDGWLALDAHERALGENHRHTRERVKVVPRDEQVAVSRDAEHESALAR from the coding sequence ATGTCAACGACCTCTCTGTCCCTGCGCGTCGCAATCGTCGGCGCCGGGCCCGCCGGCATCTACGCGGGCAATCTGCTCGCCAACGCCGTCAAGGAGCGCGGCGGTCGCGTCGAGATCGACCTGTTCGAGTCGCTCCCCGCGCCTTACGGCCTCATCCGCTACGGCGTCGCACCCGACCACCCCCGCATCAAGGGCATCGTGAACTCTCTGCACGAGATGCTCGACGCGTTCCCCGAGACCGCAGACGGTGACGCTTCGACAGGCTCAGCGACCCAGACCGCGAGTCGACGCACGATCCGCTTCGTCGGCAACGTCGAGGTGGGCCGCGACATCTCTCTCGACGAGCTGCGCGAACGCTACCACGCCGTGATCCTCGCCACCGGCGCCATCCGCGACGCGGCTCTCGACATCCCCGGTGTCGACCTGCCCGGCTCCTACGGCGCCGCCGACTTCGTGGCGTGGTTCGACGGCCACCCCGACGTCGCCCGCACCTGGCCGCTCGAGGCCTCGTCTGTCGCCGTGATCGGCAACGGCAACGTCGCCCTCGACGTCGCCCGCGTGCTCGCGAAGCATCCCGTCGACCTGCGCACCACCGAGATCCCCGACAACGTGCTCGAGGGGCTGGAGTCCTCCGCCGTCACCGACGTGCACGTGTTCGGTCGCCGCGGACCCGCCGACATCAAGTTCACGCCGATCGAGCTCCGCGAACTCGGAGAGGTGAACGACGTCGACATCGTGCTGCACGACGAGGACTTCGACGGCGTCGACCCCGCATCCGCCACCAACAACCAGCTCAAGGTCATGCTGCGCACCCTGAACAGCTGGCGCGAGCGCCCCGCCGGCACGGCGTCGCGCCGCCTGCACCTGCACTTCTGGCACGCCCCCGTGGAGATCACGGGCGACGGCAAGGTCGAGAGCATCCGCTTCGAGAGGACGGCGTTCGTCAAGAGCGAGACGGATGCCGAGGGCGCCCTCGTGCGCACCGGCGAGTTCCGCGACTACGACGTGCAGGCCGTCTACCGGGCCGTGGGCTACTACGGCACCCGTGTCGTGGACGCTCCTTTCGACGAAGCCCGCGGCGTCGTTCCGAACGAGGCCGGGCGCGTCGAGGCCGAACCCGGCCTGTACGCGACCGGATGGATCAAGCGCGGCCCGGTCGGTCTGATCGGCCACACCAAATCCGACGCTCTGGAGACGATCACCAACCTCGTGGCGGATGCCGAGGCCGGGCTCCTCACCGCCCCGACATCCGACGAGGACGTCCTCGATGTGCTCGACGCGGGCGGCACCGAGTACACGACGTGGGACGGCTGGCTCGCCCTCGACGCCCACGAGCGCGCTCTCGGAGAGAACCACCGGCACACGCGCGAGCGCGTCAAGGTCGTCCCCCGCGACGAGCAGGTCGCGGTCTCCCGCGACGCCGAACACGAGAGCGCTCTCGCCCGATGA